The Aeoliella mucimassa genome includes the window GTCCGTTCGGTACGTAGGCGTAATCGCCATACGCAACTAGATTGCCACCCATGGGGAGTCGACCGGCCGACGTGTGCGTGGCGGTGTCGACCACTTGCCCGGTGGATGCGATCACCCGTCCGGCGGCGTACTCGATGTCCACCCCAAACCCGTAGATGAGTCCTTGGTCGACTTGGGTAATGGTCGCGCCGGTTTCGTCGACGTTCATCGTAATGAAACCAAATCCGGTGGAGTCGTGATGGAAGCCATACAGTGTATTGGGTGTTTCGCCGAACTCAATGCGATTCGCGCCCGAGCTGTGCCCGGAGGTCACGTTAGGTAGCCGCACTCCGTTGCTCCATACCGCGACCCCAACCGCACTGGGGCTAGAACCGGGAGCATACAGGGCAGCGGCCACCGTGTTGGGATCGCCTGGCATCACCTCGAGATCCTCGGCGAGAATGCGTGAGGTTGAGCTGGGGAAGGGATCGTACCGATCACGTATGGTGCCCGATGCCACATCGAACTGCACGGTCTCTTGGTCGTCGAACAGATTGGCGTAAAGGTACTGCCCGTTGTCGGCGATGGCCAACTCGGTTGGACGATTGCCGAGGAAGTACGAGTTGCTCACGTTGCCGGTCGCGACGTCGATGGAGGTCAGTGTGTTGGCGTACGGCGACGTTGCATCGCGAGGCACGCTGGCATAAAGCTGCTGACGCACCGGGTCGTAAGCCAAGTCATGCACCGGCAATTCGGTCGCGACCAACCGGTCGGGCAGCAGGATGGGGATTTCGGTTGCTCCCTGCACCGCGGAGCCAGCAGACATGAGGGCGAACATCGAAACAGCGAGCAGGAGCGTCGATGGCGATTTCATGAGCAAGCCTTGTCGTCTGAGGAGCGGGCGTTGGTCCAGTGGATGCTGGCCGCGATTATAGGCCAGTTGCGATCGACCCGCAAAAACGACGTGATGAAATCAAAGTCGTGCAAAATTGAGAGACTATTGCTCGTGCGTCTGCGAATCTTTGCAGGCTGGCACCCCATGGCGGGCAAATTCGCGGCAATTCCATCCCCTTCCTGGTGCGATTCGTCCTAAAAAACAAGCTAGACTTTCAAGTGGGCGGGGACAGAGCGGTGAGCTTCGTGCTCCTCGTGAATCGCGATGGCCATGGGGGAAACACCAGCTTGCCAGAGCTTCTTTGGGCATCCGGCTGCCGGCAGGTGACGCGTGGACTGGCCGCGGCGATTGGCTGGGGCAGGCTGCCGTTTACCGGCGACGTGCGATGCGTCAAAATACGCGTGGCTTGTCTTCTTTTGTGCGATTCCTGATATACGGGTGAGGTCGAGATGGCTTGGTACTGGCTGGTTGGCATCGGCGTCGTGGTGGTCTTGCTCTTGTGGGTTGCTTACGACCTGCTGCAGACCAAGCATGCGATCTTGCACAACTTTCCGATCATTGGTCACTTTCGCTACTGGCTCGAGGCCATTGGCCCTGAGCTTCGGCAGTACATCGTCACCAGTAACAACGAAGAGCGACCGTTCAGCCGCGACGAACGCCGGTGGGTGTACGCGTCGAGCAAGAAGCAGAATAGCTACTTTGGCTTCGGCACCGATAACGACCTGGAGCAAACGCCAAACTACCTGATCATTCGGCACTCGGCGTTCCCGCTGGAAGATCCTCGCCCTGGCGATGCCGATTTCGACGCGCAGCACAACATTCCGTGCGCGAAGGTGATGGGCGAGCACCGCGGCCGCAAGCATGCGTTCCGCCCCGAGTCGGTGATCAATCTGTCGGCGATGAGCTACGGGTCGCTGTCGAGCGCGGCGGTCGAAGCCTTGAATCGCGGCGCCCACATCGCGAGCTGCCTGCACAACACCGGCGAGGGAGGCATCTCGAAGCATCATCTGCACGGGGCCGATCTCGTGTGGCAAATCGGTACTGGATACTTTGGCTGTCGCGACACGAACGGGCGGTTCGACTTCCAGAAGTTTGTCGATACCGCGCAGGCGAACCCGGTGCGGGCGATCGAAATCAAGTTGAGCCAAGGCGCGAAGCCGGGCCGCGGCGGGTTGTTGCCAGCAGCGAAAATCACCCCTGAGATTGCCGAGATCCGTGGCATTCCCATGGGCCGCGATTGCAACAGCCCTGGCGGACACAAAGAGTTTCGCGACGTTGATAGCATGCTCGATTTCGTCGAGCGGCTGGCCGAGGGAACCGGGCTGCCGGTCGGCATCAAAAGCGCGGTAGGGCAGATGAGCTTCTGGCACGACCTGGCCCAGCAAATGGTCGACACCGATCGCGGGGTCGACTTCATTACCATCGACGGCGGCGAAGGGGGCACCGGGGCCGCGCCGCTGGTGTTTACCGACCACGTGGCACTACCATTTAAGTCGGCCATGAGTAGCGTGTTCAAGGTGATGAAGGAAGCGAATATCGACGAGCGGCTGATCATGATTGGCTCCGGCAAGCTGGGCTTTCCCGAGTCGGCCTTGTTTGCCTTTGGCTTGGGGTGCGATATGATCAACGTCGGCCGCGAAGCGATGCTGTCGATCGGCTGCATCCAGGCCCAGCGGTGCCATACCGGGCATTGCCCCGCGGGGGTGGCTACGCAGAATAAATGGTTGATGAGTGGGCTGAATCCGAGCGATAAGTCGCACCGATTTGCGAATTACATTGTGTCGCTACGTAAAGAGATCATGGAAGTGAGCCGCGCTTGCGGAGTGGCCCACCCGTCGCAGATTACGATCGACCTGTTCGATATCCTCGACGCTTCGCTGATGACGCGTAACGCGGCCGACTGCATCGATACCAGCGGCTCCGCGGCCAATGGCAAATACACTGGAGTCATGATTTGAACGAACCGGAATCGCCCAAGAAGCCACGATGGCAATTTTCGACACGCGAACTTCTGATCGCCA containing:
- a CDS encoding YncE family protein, coding for MKSPSTLLLAVSMFALMSAGSAVQGATEIPILLPDRLVATELPVHDLAYDPVRQQLYASVPRDATSPYANTLTSIDVATGNVSNSYFLGNRPTELAIADNGQYLYANLFDDQETVQFDVASGTIRDRYDPFPSSTSRILAEDLEVMPGDPNTVAAALYAPGSSPSAVGVAVWSNGVRLPNVTSGHSSGANRIEFGETPNTLYGFHHDSTGFGFITMNVDETGATITQVDQGLIYGFGVDIEYAAGRVIASTGQVVDTATHTSAGRLPMGGNLVAYGDYAYVPNGQYIDVFDLESLEQVASLLLARRPRYGNAESVYLAGPNRLAIVTDQDYVLIATTGLAPVPEPHALALLAPAALMLWQLRRSRRGVRTRLG
- a CDS encoding FMN-binding glutamate synthase family protein, which translates into the protein MAWYWLVGIGVVVVLLLWVAYDLLQTKHAILHNFPIIGHFRYWLEAIGPELRQYIVTSNNEERPFSRDERRWVYASSKKQNSYFGFGTDNDLEQTPNYLIIRHSAFPLEDPRPGDADFDAQHNIPCAKVMGEHRGRKHAFRPESVINLSAMSYGSLSSAAVEALNRGAHIASCLHNTGEGGISKHHLHGADLVWQIGTGYFGCRDTNGRFDFQKFVDTAQANPVRAIEIKLSQGAKPGRGGLLPAAKITPEIAEIRGIPMGRDCNSPGGHKEFRDVDSMLDFVERLAEGTGLPVGIKSAVGQMSFWHDLAQQMVDTDRGVDFITIDGGEGGTGAAPLVFTDHVALPFKSAMSSVFKVMKEANIDERLIMIGSGKLGFPESALFAFGLGCDMINVGREAMLSIGCIQAQRCHTGHCPAGVATQNKWLMSGLNPSDKSHRFANYIVSLRKEIMEVSRACGVAHPSQITIDLFDILDASLMTRNAADCIDTSGSAANGKYTGVMI